A DNA window from Streptococcus parapneumoniae contains the following coding sequences:
- the addA gene encoding helicase-exonuclease AddAB subunit AddA, with amino-acid sequence MKPIPFLTEKEIQKLQEAEANSGKEQKKTAEQIEAIYTSGQNILVSASAGSGKTFVMAERILDQLARGVEISQLFISTFTVKAATELKERLEKKISQQIQETDDVELKQHLGRQLADLPNAAIGTMDSFTQKFLGKHGYLIDIAPNFRILQNQSEQLLLKNEVFHEVFEAHYQGKQKETFSHLLKNFAGRGKDERGLRQQVYKIYDFLQSTSNPQKWLSESFLKGFEKADFTSEKEKLTEQIQQALWDLESFFRYHLDNDAKEFPKAAYLENVQLVLDEIDSLNQESDSQAYQAVLARVVAISKEKNGRALTNASRKADLKPLADAYNEERKTQFAKLGQLSGQITILDYQERYHGETWELAKTFQTFMSDFVEAYRERKRQENAFEFADISHYTIEILEKFPQVREAYQERFHEVMVDEYQDTNHIQERMLELLSNGHNRFMVGDIKQSIYRFRQADPQIFNEKFQLYAQNPHEGKLILLKENFRSSSEVLSATNDVFERLMDQEVGEINYDNMHQLVFANTKLTPNPDNKAEFLLYDKDDTGEEEESQADTKLTGEMRLVIKEVLKLHQEKGVAFKEIALLTSSRSRNDQILLALSEYGIPVKTDGEQNNYLQSLEVQVMLDTLRVIHNPLQDYALVALMRSPMFGFDEDELARLSLQKAEDKVHENLYEKLVNAQKLASSHRNLIHTALAEKLKQFMDILASWRLYAKTHSLYDLIWKIYNDRFYYDYVGALPNGPARQANLYALALRADQFEKSNFKGLSRFIGMINQVLEAQHDLASVAVAPPKDAVELMTIHKSKGLEFPYVFILNMDQDFNKQDSMSEVILSRQNGLGVKYIAKMETGAVETHYPKTIKLSIPSLTYRQNEEELQLASYSEQMRLLYVAMTRAEKKLYLVGKGSREKLEAKEYPAAKNGKLNSNTRLQAKNFQDWLWAISKVFTKDNLNFSYRFVGEDQLTREAIGELENKSPLQDSSQADNRQSESIKEALEMLKEVEVYNTLHRAAIELPSVQTPSQIKKFYEPVMDMEGVEIAGQGQSVDKKISFDLPDFSTKEKVTGAEIGSATHELMQRMDLSQRPTLVSLTETLKQVQTRPAVRDKINLAKILAFFDTALGQEILANTNHLYREQPFSMLKRDQKSQEDFVVRGILDGYLLYEDRIILFDYKTDRYDEPSQLIDRYRGQLALYGEALSRAYSIENIEKYLILLGKDEVQVVKV; translated from the coding sequence ATGAAGCCTATTCCCTTTTTAACTGAGAAGGAAATTCAAAAATTGCAAGAAGCAGAAGCAAATTCGGGCAAGGAACAAAAGAAAACTGCCGAACAAATTGAAGCTATCTACACTTCTGGTCAGAATATACTTGTCTCAGCGTCTGCTGGTTCTGGAAAAACCTTTGTCATGGCCGAGCGCATTCTAGATCAATTGGCGCGTGGAGTGGAAATCAGTCAACTCTTTATCTCAACCTTTACCGTCAAGGCTGCGACTGAACTTAAAGAACGTTTAGAGAAAAAAATCAGCCAACAAATCCAAGAAACGGATGATGTCGAGCTCAAACAACACTTGGGTCGTCAGTTGGCAGACCTACCCAACGCTGCCATCGGAACCATGGACTCTTTCACACAAAAATTCCTTGGTAAACATGGCTATCTGATTGATATTGCGCCTAATTTCCGTATTTTACAAAACCAGAGCGAGCAACTTCTTCTAAAAAACGAAGTCTTTCATGAGGTCTTTGAAGCCCATTACCAAGGTAAACAGAAAGAGACCTTTAGTCATTTGCTGAAAAATTTTGCAGGGCGTGGCAAGGACGAACGGGGTCTGCGCCAGCAAGTTTACAAAATTTATGACTTCCTCCAATCCACCAGCAACCCTCAAAAGTGGCTGAGTGAATCTTTCCTCAAAGGCTTTGAAAAAGCTGATTTTACCAGTGAAAAAGAAAAACTGACTGAGCAAATCCAGCAAGCCCTTTGGGATTTGGAAAGCTTTTTCCGTTATCATCTGGATAACGATGCTAAGGAGTTTCCCAAGGCTGCTTATTTAGAAAATGTTCAGTTAGTTCTGGATGAAATTGACTCCTTAAATCAGGAGTCCGATAGTCAGGCTTATCAAGCAGTGCTTGCGCGTGTTGTCGCCATTTCAAAAGAGAAAAACGGTCGAGCTCTGACTAATGCCAGCCGTAAGGCTGATTTGAAGCCACTGGCCGATGCCTATAACGAAGAGAGAAAGACCCAGTTTGCTAAACTAGGACAACTGTCAGGCCAGATAACCATTCTCGACTATCAAGAACGTTATCATGGAGAGACCTGGGAACTAGCTAAGACTTTCCAAACATTTATGAGCGATTTTGTGGAGGCTTATCGTGAACGTAAGCGCCAGGAAAATGCCTTTGAATTCGCTGATATCAGCCATTACACCATTGAGATTTTAGAGAAATTCCCTCAAGTCCGTGAGGCTTATCAGGAGCGCTTCCATGAAGTCATGGTCGATGAGTATCAGGATACCAACCATATTCAAGAACGGATGCTGGAATTACTTTCTAATGGCCACAATCGCTTTATGGTAGGGGATATCAAGCAGTCCATCTATCGTTTCCGTCAGGCAGACCCGCAGATTTTCAATGAAAAGTTCCAACTCTATGCGCAAAATCCACACGAAGGCAAGCTGATTCTCCTCAAAGAAAATTTCCGTAGTAGTTCAGAAGTTCTGTCAGCAACCAATGATGTCTTTGAGCGCCTTATGGATCAAGAAGTCGGTGAAATCAACTATGATAACATGCACCAACTTGTTTTTGCCAATACCAAACTGACTCCCAATCCAGACAACAAGGCAGAATTTCTCCTCTATGATAAGGACGACACAGGTGAAGAAGAAGAGAGCCAAGCTGACACTAAACTTACTGGTGAAATGCGCCTGGTCATCAAGGAAGTCCTTAAACTTCATCAGGAAAAAGGTGTTGCCTTTAAGGAAATTGCCCTTCTGACCTCCAGTCGCAGTCGTAATGACCAGATTCTTCTCGCCCTATCTGAGTATGGAATTCCTGTCAAAACCGACGGAGAGCAAAACAATTATCTCCAGTCCCTAGAAGTGCAAGTCATGCTGGACACCCTTCGTGTCATTCACAATCCCCTGCAAGACTATGCCCTAGTTGCTCTTATGAGGTCTCCAATGTTTGGATTTGATGAGGACGAGTTGGCACGTTTGTCCCTTCAGAAAGCAGAGGATAAAGTCCATGAAAATCTCTATGAGAAACTGGTCAATGCTCAAAAACTGGCAAGCAGCCATAGAAACTTGATTCACACAGCTCTAGCTGAGAAACTAAAGCAATTCATGGATATATTGGCTTCTTGGCGCTTGTATGCCAAAACCCACTCTCTCTATGACTTGATTTGGAAGATTTACAACGACCGTTTTTATTATGATTATGTTGGAGCTTTGCCAAATGGTCCTGCTAGACAGGCCAATCTCTATGCCCTAGCTTTAAGAGCAGACCAATTTGAAAAGAGCAATTTCAAGGGCTTGTCTCGTTTTATTGGTATGATTAACCAAGTTTTAGAAGCCCAGCACGATCTTGCAAGCGTGGCCGTCGCACCGCCCAAGGATGCTGTAGAACTCATGACTATTCACAAGAGTAAAGGGCTGGAGTTTCCTTACGTCTTTATCCTCAATATGGATCAAGACTTTAACAAGCAGGACTCTATGTCAGAAGTCATTCTCAGTCGTCAGAATGGTCTTGGTGTCAAATATATTGCCAAAATGGAGACAGGAGCAGTAGAAACTCACTATCCTAAAACCATCAAGCTCTCTATTCCTAGCCTGACCTATAGACAGAATGAAGAAGAATTACAGCTGGCTAGCTACTCAGAACAAATGCGTCTGCTGTATGTTGCCATGACGCGGGCTGAGAAAAAGCTCTATCTTGTCGGCAAGGGTTCTCGTGAAAAACTGGAAGCCAAGGAATACCCAGCAGCTAAAAATGGAAAACTAAATAGCAATACTAGACTGCAAGCCAAGAATTTCCAAGATTGGCTTTGGGCTATCAGTAAAGTGTTTACTAAGGACAATCTCAACTTTAGCTATCGCTTTGTTGGTGAAGACCAGTTGACTAGAGAAGCTATCGGAGAATTGGAAAACAAAAGTCCTCTCCAAGATAGCTCCCAAGCAGACAATCGCCAGTCTGAAAGCATTAAAGAAGCCCTTGAAATGCTGAAAGAGGTGGAGGTTTATAATACTCTTCACCGGGCAGCCATTGAACTGCCTAGTGTTCAAACCCCAAGTCAAATCAAGAAATTCTACGAACCAGTTATGGATATGGAAGGTGTTGAGATTGCAGGTCAAGGCCAGTCAGTAGACAAGAAAATTAGCTTTGATTTGCCAGATTTTTCAACCAAAGAAAAGGTAACAGGAGCTGAGATTGGTAGTGCCACCCACGAACTCATGCAGAGAATGGACCTCAGTCAGCGACCAACACTTGTTAGCCTGACGGAAACTCTCAAACAAGTTCAAACCAGACCAGCTGTTAGGGACAAGATCAATCTTGCTAAAATTCTTGCATTCTTTGACACAGCACTCGGTCAGGAAATTCTCGCTAATACCAACCATCTTTATCGCGAGCAACCTTTCTCCATGCTCAAACGAGACCAAAAGAGTCAGGAAGACTTTGTTGTGCGTGGTATCCTTGATGGCTATCTGCTTTATGAGGATAGGATTATTCTGTTCGACTATAAGACAGACCGCTATGATGAACCAAGTCAACTCATAGACCGTTATCGCGGTCAGTTAGCCCTATACGGAGAGGCTTTATCTCGAGCCTATTCGATTGAAAATATTGAAAAATACTTGATTTTACTCGGTAAAGATGAGGTTCAAGTTGTAAAGGTATAA
- a CDS encoding ZmpA/ZmpB/ZmpC family metallo-endopeptidase — translation MEKYFGEKQQRFSFRKLSVGLVSATISSLFFMSVLGSSSVEAQETKGVHYKYVTESELSSDEKKQLVYDIPTYTENDETYYLVYKLNSQNQLGELPNTGSKNEMQALVAGASLAALGILVFAVSKKKVKNKTVLHLVLVAGIGNGVLVSAHALENNLLLNYNTDYELTSGEKLPLPKEISGYTYIGYIKEGKTTSDSEVSNQEKSVATSKNQQKVDYNVTPNFVENPSKVQTIQEEKPVSSTKSTEVQVVEKPLSTELTNPTKEEKQSSNSQEQLAEHKNLKTNKDKKVSPKEKTGVNTLNPQDEVLSGQLNKPELLYREEAIETKIDFQEEIQENPDLAEGTVRVKQEGKLGKKVEVIRIFSVNKEKVSREIISTSTTAPVLRIVEKGTKKPQVIKDQPETGVEHKDVQSGAIVEPAVQPALPEAVVTDKGEPEVQPELPAAVVTDKGVPEVQPELPEAVVSDKGVPEVQPELPEATSENTPAPSKPETPASTESAANGAEGTEGGTVGVDQPVTWTSNSDDSSAKSEETGAEGTEAKETEKSEANATPKENATEEGTSEATGKEVKETEEVVTPAPEGTSEATETATSAPAATSTNENTNEGESEKTEVEEQPATDGTASSATTSNSVESTPVTDATPSNDETTEQSGSSAPKAEVTGENKPSTSEPTESAPASTESAANKAGGKESAELAEPKTEAPTTPENKEEQPGAPEAPEPKVTESEAAKPAPKEAGITAGNEVKETEEAVTPTPVTDNSPSDTGTTDQPVVSNPSSEASAPSTEGSATGDTPAPETLTNTEESGKQSVETSHSGAESATEVTGEASETTSGDEGKEEKEANEQSGASTEPSIVSEGGSPATQSAGEEDKSESTSETSTTPPVDATNDSGNSESSPSVIEGNKEEPNSQNTEASTEKGNSESSNSDSEKPQGDEPTVQVGSEPTASTEGTSTGKEDSAPKAEEKQVDKKLELRNISNVELFTVENNKYRHVTSFDAVPNDPSNYFMKVKSENFKDVMLPVKSIESVRKDNQDVYKIVGQANDLIQHENNSTLENYTYYLPKVIKSENGVYTSFKNLVEAMNSNPSGEFRLGATMDAREVELQDGKESYIEKEFSGRLIGENKGKYYAIYNLKKPLFRTLNRATVKDISIKEANISSKDDAATIAKEAKNGTNITNVHSSGVIAGEHSIGGLVSQVTDSRILNSSYTGRITNTYDTKSTYQIGGLVGKLSGDNALIEKSISSIDMATNANQGDQTVGGIAGVVDRSARISNSYVEGNLNNVKHFGKVGGVVGNLWDAISGEEKSGQLSNVLSDVNVTNGNAIAGYDFTGIKATNTYSNKNNKVVSVVQVDDELVTKDSEKQRGTVLEADKVNAKKVELVSKHSTKVEDFDFTSRYTTSYKEVTDYQQSREQVYKNIEKLLPFYNRETIIKYGNLVENNSDLFTEKLLSVVPMKNNEVITDINKNKREINKLLLHFEGNKSQVLNITYKDDFSKVAEYNIEGQGLLYTPNTLLHNYDNIVKTVLNDLKSVKYDSGAVRKVLDISNDIKLTELYLDEQFEKTKANIEDSLSKLLSADAAVAENNNKIIDNYVIEKIKNNKEALLLGLTYLERWYNFKYDNVSAKDLVLYYLDFFGKSNSSALDNVIELGKSGFNNLLAKNNVITYNVLLSKNYGTESLFKALEGYRKVFLPNVSNNDWFKKQSKAYIVEEKSNIKEVREKQEKEGTEYSIGVYDRLTSPSWKYQSMVLPLLTLPKEKMVFMIANISTIGFGAYDRYRSLEYPKGEKLNKFVEDNAKEAAKRFRDHYDYWYKILDKENKEKLYRSILVYDAFRFGTDEKVDKDTYQATFETDHPAIKNFFGPAGNNVVHNQHGAYATGDAFYYMAYRMLDKSGAVTYTHEMTHNSDREIYLGGYGRRSGLGPEFYAKGLLQAPDHPDDPTITINSILKYEDSENSTRLQVADPTQRFNSAEDLHNYMHNMFDVIYMLEYLEGKAVANLETNQKYELLRKIENKFDLDQDGNNVYATNVVRRLTMDEVNKLNSFDSLIENDIITSRGYKDQEYKRNGYYTIDLFSPIYSALSGEKGTPGDLMGRRIAFELLAAKGYKEGMVPYISNQYEKDAKVAGSKINSYGKEVGLVTDKLVLEKVFNNRYRTWVEFKKDMYKERENKFSKLNRVNFINPNNPLSRQRNVSVTDISVLDRMVAEAVRGDAEDFTAQLYPDTNSRVLKLKKAIFKAYLDQTNDFRRSIFENKK, via the coding sequence ATGGAAAAGTATTTTGGTGAAAAACAGCAGCGTTTTTCATTTAGAAAATTATCAGTAGGACTTGTATCTGCTACGATTTCAAGTTTGTTTTTTATGTCTGTATTAGGTAGTTCATCTGTAGAGGCTCAAGAGACTAAAGGTGTTCACTATAAATATGTGACAGAGTCAGAGCTATCATCAGATGAAAAGAAGCAACTTGTCTATGATATTCCGACATACACGGAGAATGATGAGACTTATTATCTTGTTTATAAATTAAATTCCCAAAATCAATTGGGAGAATTGCCAAATACTGGAAGCAAGAATGAGATGCAAGCCTTAGTTGCTGGTGCTAGCTTAGCAGCTCTGGGGATTTTAGTTTTTGCTGTTTCTAAGAAAAAAGTTAAGAATAAAACGGTATTACATTTAGTATTGGTTGCAGGGATAGGAAATGGTGTCTTAGTTTCAGCTCATGCTTTAGAAAATAATCTCTTACTGAATTACAATACGGACTATGAATTAACTTCAGGAGAAAAATTACCTCTTCCTAAAGAGATTTCAGGTTACACTTATATTGGATATATCAAAGAGGGGAAAACTACTTCTGATTCCGAAGTAAGTAATCAAGAGAAATCAGTAGCTACTTCTAAAAATCAACAAAAGGTAGATTACAATGTTACACCAAATTTTGTAGAGAATCCATCAAAGGTACAAACTATTCAGGAAGAAAAACCTGTTTCTTCAACTAAGTCCACAGAAGTCCAAGTAGTTGAAAAACCTCTCTCTACAGAATTAACCAATCCAACAAAAGAAGAGAAACAATCTTCAAATTCTCAAGAACAATTAGCCGAACATAAGAATCTAAAAACGAATAAAGACAAGAAGGTTTCTCCAAAAGAAAAGACTGGGGTAAATACACTAAATCCACAGGATGAAGTTTTATCAGGTCAGTTGAACAAACCTGAACTCTTATATCGTGAGGAAGCTATAGAGACAAAAATAGATTTTCAAGAAGAAATTCAGGAGAATCCTGATTTAGCTGAAGGAACTGTAAGAGTCAAACAAGAAGGTAAATTAGGTAAGAAAGTTGAAGTCATCAGAATATTCTCTGTAAACAAGGAAAAAGTTTCTAGAGAAATTATTTCAACTTCAACGACTGCGCCTGTTTTAAGAATAGTCGAAAAAGGTACAAAAAAACCTCAAGTTATAAAGGACCAACCTGAGACTGGTGTAGAACATAAGGACGTACAGTCTGGAGCTATTGTTGAACCCGCAGTCCAACCAGCGTTACCAGAAGCAGTCGTAACCGACAAAGGTGAGCCGGAAGTTCAACCTGAATTACCAGCAGCTGTAGTAACCGATAAAGGTGTACCAGAAGTCCAACCAGAGTTGCCAGAAGCTGTAGTAAGTGATAAAGGCGTACCAGAAGTTCAACCAGAGTTGCCAGAAGCAACATCAGAAAATACACCAGCACCGTCAAAACCAGAGACACCAGCTTCAACAGAATCAGCGGCAAATGGAGCTGAAGGAACAGAAGGGGGAACTGTAGGAGTAGACCAACCTGTAACTTGGACATCTAATTCTGATGATTCATCAGCAAAATCAGAAGAAACAGGTGCTGAAGGAACAGAAGCGAAAGAGACTGAAAAATCAGAAGCAAACGCAACACCTAAAGAAAATGCAACAGAAGAAGGAACTTCAGAAGCAACAGGAAAAGAAGTAAAAGAAACTGAGGAAGTTGTAACACCAGCTCCAGAAGGAACATCTGAAGCTACGGAAACAGCAACATCAGCGCCAGCAGCAACCTCTACAAATGAGAATACTAACGAGGGTGAATCAGAAAAAACAGAAGTAGAAGAACAACCTGCCACAGACGGTACGGCTTCATCAGCTACAACAAGTAATTCAGTTGAATCAACTCCGGTAACAGACGCTACTCCTTCAAATGATGAAACTACAGAACAATCAGGAAGTTCAGCTCCGAAAGCAGAAGTTACAGGAGAAAATAAACCATCAACATCTGAACCAACAGAATCAGCACCAGCTTCAACAGAATCAGCGGCAAATAAAGCTGGAGGAAAAGAGTCAGCAGAATTGGCTGAACCAAAAACAGAAGCACCTACAACTCCGGAAAATAAAGAAGAACAACCAGGTGCACCAGAAGCACCAGAACCAAAAGTAACAGAGTCCGAGGCAGCGAAACCAGCTCCAAAAGAAGCAGGAATAACAGCAGGAAATGAAGTAAAAGAAACTGAAGAAGCTGTAACACCAACTCCAGTAACAGACAATTCCCCTTCAGATACAGGAACTACAGATCAACCTGTAGTTTCGAATCCAAGTTCAGAAGCGTCAGCGCCGTCAACTGAGGGTTCAGCTACAGGAGATACACCAGCTCCAGAAACCTTGACAAATACAGAAGAATCTGGTAAGCAATCAGTTGAGACATCGCATTCAGGAGCAGAATCAGCAACTGAAGTAACAGGAGAAGCTTCAGAAACAACATCAGGAGATGAGGGAAAAGAAGAGAAAGAAGCTAATGAGCAATCAGGGGCTTCAACAGAACCATCAATTGTCTCTGAAGGTGGGTCACCAGCTACGCAATCAGCTGGAGAAGAAGATAAATCCGAATCAACGTCAGAAACTTCAACTACTCCTCCTGTAGATGCTACAAATGATTCAGGTAATTCAGAGTCATCACCTTCAGTAATAGAAGGCAATAAAGAAGAACCAAATTCACAAAATACTGAGGCTTCGACTGAGAAGGGAAACTCAGAATCATCTAATTCAGATTCAGAAAAACCACAGGGTGATGAACCAACTGTACAAGTAGGATCAGAACCAACAGCGTCAACAGAAGGAACATCTACAGGAAAAGAAGATTCAGCACCAAAAGCAGAAGAAAAACAAGTCGACAAGAAACTAGAACTTAGAAATATTTCAAATGTGGAATTGTTTACAGTAGAAAATAATAAATATCGACATGTAACCTCATTTGATGCGGTTCCGAATGATCCTAGCAACTACTTTATGAAAGTAAAATCGGAGAATTTTAAAGATGTTATGTTGCCAGTTAAGAGTATTGAGAGTGTTAGAAAAGATAATCAAGATGTATACAAAATTGTAGGACAAGCTAATGATTTAATTCAACACGAAAACAATAGTACTTTAGAAAATTATACATACTACTTACCTAAGGTGATAAAAAGTGAAAATGGCGTTTATACATCATTCAAAAATTTAGTCGAAGCAATGAATAGTAATCCTTCTGGAGAGTTTCGTTTAGGAGCAACTATGGATGCTCGTGAGGTAGAACTTCAAGATGGTAAAGAAAGTTATATTGAGAAAGAGTTTAGTGGTAGATTAATCGGTGAAAACAAAGGTAAGTATTACGCTATATATAATCTGAAAAAACCATTATTTAGAACTTTAAACCGTGCTACAGTAAAAGATATTTCAATAAAAGAAGCAAATATTTCTTCTAAAGATGATGCTGCTACAATTGCTAAAGAAGCGAAAAATGGTACTAACATTACTAACGTTCATTCATCTGGTGTAATTGCTGGTGAACATAGCATTGGTGGTTTAGTTTCACAAGTTACAGATTCTAGAATCTTGAATAGTAGTTATACTGGTAGAATAACTAATACGTATGATACAAAATCAACTTACCAAATTGGAGGATTAGTAGGGAAACTTTCAGGTGATAATGCTTTAATAGAAAAATCAATTTCATCTATTGATATGGCGACAAATGCTAATCAAGGTGACCAAACAGTTGGTGGTATAGCTGGGGTTGTTGATAGAAGTGCTAGAATTAGTAATAGTTACGTTGAAGGAAATCTTAACAATGTGAAGCATTTTGGTAAAGTAGGAGGAGTTGTAGGTAATCTTTGGGATGCTATATCAGGTGAAGAGAAATCTGGGCAACTATCTAATGTCTTAAGTGATGTTAATGTTACAAACGGTAATGCTATAGCTGGTTATGATTTTACAGGAATAAAAGCAACTAATACCTATAGTAATAAAAATAACAAGGTGGTTAGTGTAGTTCAAGTAGATGATGAACTTGTGACTAAAGATTCAGAAAAACAAAGAGGTACTGTATTAGAAGCGGATAAAGTGAATGCTAAAAAAGTAGAGTTGGTTTCTAAACATAGTACTAAAGTAGAAGATTTTGACTTTACTTCGAGATACACTACTAGCTACAAAGAAGTAACAGACTATCAGCAGTCAAGAGAACAAGTGTATAAAAATATTGAAAAATTACTTCCTTTCTATAATAGAGAAACAATAATTAAGTATGGTAATTTAGTAGAGAATAACAGTGATTTATTTACTGAAAAGCTACTATCAGTTGTTCCTATGAAAAATAATGAAGTAATAACTGATATTAATAAAAATAAACGCGAAATCAATAAATTATTGTTACATTTTGAAGGTAATAAATCACAAGTATTAAATATTACATATAAAGATGATTTCTCTAAAGTTGCTGAGTATAATATAGAGGGTCAAGGATTATTATATACTCCTAATACACTATTACATAATTATGATAATATTGTAAAAACTGTTTTAAATGATCTGAAATCTGTTAAATATGATTCAGGTGCGGTTAGAAAAGTATTAGATATTTCAAATGATATAAAATTAACAGAATTATATCTAGATGAACAATTTGAAAAAACAAAAGCAAACATTGAAGATAGTTTATCAAAACTTCTTTCTGCAGATGCGGCAGTAGCTGAAAATAACAATAAGATAATAGATAATTATGTAATTGAAAAAATTAAGAATAATAAGGAAGCGTTACTTTTAGGTTTAACATATTTAGAACGTTGGTATAATTTTAAATACGATAATGTAAGTGCAAAAGATTTAGTATTATATTATTTAGACTTCTTTGGTAAATCTAATAGTTCTGCACTAGATAATGTTATTGAGTTAGGTAAATCTGGATTTAACAATTTATTAGCTAAAAATAATGTTATTACATATAATGTATTATTATCGAAAAATTATGGAACTGAAAGTTTGTTTAAAGCATTAGAAGGTTATAGAAAAGTGTTCTTACCAAACGTTTCTAATAACGACTGGTTCAAAAAACAATCAAAAGCTTATATTGTTGAAGAAAAATCTAATATTAAAGAAGTAAGAGAAAAACAAGAGAAAGAAGGAACTGAGTATTCTATTGGGGTATATGATAGATTAACAAGTCCATCTTGGAAATATCAAAGTATGGTCTTACCGTTATTAACTTTACCAAAAGAAAAAATGGTGTTCATGATTGCCAATATTTCAACTATAGGTTTTGGTGCTTATGATAGATATAGAAGTCTTGAATATCCTAAGGGAGAAAAGTTAAACAAATTTGTAGAAGATAACGCCAAAGAAGCGGCTAAACGATTTAGAGATCATTATGATTATTGGTATAAAATTCTAGATAAAGAAAATAAAGAAAAATTATATAGAAGTATTTTAGTTTATGATGCATTTAGATTTGGTACAGATGAAAAAGTAGATAAAGATACATACCAAGCTACTTTTGAAACTGATCATCCAGCTATTAAAAACTTCTTTGGGCCAGCAGGAAACAATGTAGTTCATAATCAACATGGTGCTTATGCTACGGGTGATGCATTCTACTATATGGCTTATCGTATGTTAGATAAATCTGGAGCGGTAACTTATACTCATGAAATGACACATAACTCAGATAGAGAGATTTATCTTGGAGGATATGGAAGAAGAAGCGGATTAGGACCAGAGTTTTATGCGAAAGGATTACTTCAAGCTCCTGACCATCCTGATGATCCTACTATTACGATTAACTCAATATTGAAATATGAGGATTCAGAAAATTCAACAAGACTTCAAGTAGCCGATCCAACTCAACGATTTAATAGTGCAGAAGACCTACATAATTATATGCATAATATGTTTGATGTAATTTATATGTTAGAATATTTAGAAGGAAAAGCTGTAGCTAATTTAGAAACAAATCAAAAATATGAGTTACTAAGAAAAATTGAAAATAAATTTGATCTTGATCAAGACGGTAATAATGTATACGCGACAAATGTTGTTCGAAGATTAACGATGGATGAAGTTAATAAATTAAATTCTTTTGATAGTTTAATTGAAAATGATATTATTACTAGCAGAGGGTACAAAGACCAAGAATATAAGAGAAATGGTTATTATACAATTGATTTATTTTCACCGATCTATTCAGCTCTTAGTGGAGAGAAAGGGACTCCAGGAGATTTAATGGGACGCCGTATAGCATTCGAATTATTAGCTGCAAAAGGATATAAAGAGGGCATGGTACCTTATATCTCAAATCAATATGAAAAAGATGCAAAAGTGGCGGGAAGTAAGATTAATTCTTATGGTAAAGAAGTAGGTTTAGTTACAGATAAATTAGTACTTGAAAAAGTCTTTAATAATAGATATAGAACTTGGGTAGAATTCAAGAAGGATATGTATAAGGAAAGAGAAAATAAATTTAGTAAACTAAATAGAGTTAACTTTATTAATCCTAATAATCCATTGAGCCGTCAACGAAATGTATCGGTTACGGATATAAGTGTACTAGATAGAATGGTTGCCGAAGCGGTAAGAGGCGATGCAGAAGATTTCACAGCACAATTATATCCTGATACAAATAGTAGAGTTCTTAAACTGAAAAAAGCAATCTTTAAAGCCTATCTTGACCAAACAAATGATTTTAGAAGATCAATTTTTGAGAATAAAAAATAG